A stretch of DNA from Eschrichtius robustus isolate mEscRob2 chromosome 12, mEscRob2.pri, whole genome shotgun sequence:
ATAAGGAGGACTGGGTTACTTCTAAAAGGCTCAAAGGATCTTGGGAAATCTGGAGATTTAGATGTTCTAGTGCATCCCACCAGATGTCTCCATTCAATGTCTCAAGGTTCTATTCTTTTCCAAGCAAGGCCATGACCTAGGCATAGAAGATAATCTAGTTTGAGAATTTAACCCACTTTGGAGTTCTACTATTCTTATGATTAAATCTTGGATCTGAAACTTAGCTTTTTATGCTCTTGAGTTGCAGGATATGAGAGGTTCTTTATATCCTATTATGGAGACACTCTGGCTTTCACAGTTAGCCTTTATTTGATGAGATATCATCCTCAGCCTTTAATCATCTTTTTCCAAGGCATCAATTTCTTCTAATAACAACTATACAATTCTATtacattattattaccatttctcccatatttatcaagcacctgatacatcacatcttcttgTGCATATCCACCAGTGTAGCATCTCAGTTCAGGTTTggtgaaagttttaaaaactgcTACTTTTTGCCAGTGGCTGTTTGTGCTCCATCAATCCCCTCACTACCAACCAGATGGTGGGTAATTCAGCTTCAAAAATCTCATCTTATCATCCTCTTTCTCAGATCACTTTTGGTACTAACTGTTGTAGGTTGGGTTCCCCGGAAAGACTCCAAGATGGGGATTTGCATTCAGAAAGTTTACTGGGGCACTACCTCAGGGTCAACACCTGAGAAGCAATGAAGAGAATCAGAATTTGTCAGAGGGAAAAATTGGGCTGCAGTACAAGTGCAAAAGGGCAACTGCCTACCCCTTGGGGGTCTCCACCACTGGAATGGGTCCTTCAGAGTTGTCCTAAATTGAGAAGCCAGATCGTGGCTGTTATACCTCTCATTGACCAATAATTGCATACAGGCTGCCTCcggaaatgaaatgtgaccttgACCTGAGACAAGTCCTAAAGAGGGATGAGAGTTGAGAGCCATCAGGTAACAACCTTTCAAGGACCTGGGATGGTAAATCCTTCTGTCCAGGGGGTTCAGGTAATTTGGTCAATCCACCATCTGTGACAGTCAcagtgaggaagaagagaaaggtatGATGAGTTTGAGCACAGGATAGGATTTAAAAACCACCACACTGATCCCTGTTGCTGCagaaaacattttattggagATAGGGTCAGGGCTGGTTCTGAAGCTGAGGAATCTAAGGTTGAGAGAGGAAAGACTGTCCTTCAAAGGGTGCTCTGCCCAAGTGTCACAATCTGAATGCAGTAAAGATCAGACATAGGAAAGTTTTTGTAGGGTCCAAATTAGAAAGAGGCTCCAGTTCCCACTATTGTGAAGATGCCCTTCACTTCATGTGAGGCAATTTCCTGCTCCCACTCGACCTAGGGCTCCTACAGAAGAGTGACAGATcagtgggggcaggggtgggcgggGTGTCACAGATAAAGACTGATCCGAAAATGTTTGGAAATTGACATTTCATGTTTCTCCTGGGGAAGGAAATATGTTATGAAGTGGAACCTAAATTGTATGGCTATACACCCCATTGCTATTTCTACACCTTTAGggtagagagagaaggagaaatcagAATGTGTAGCAACGTTCTTTTTCAGGATATTGTGACAAACTGAACCTTCCTCATGGAAGGATGATTTTCCTTTGATGGATATGCATTATTAAATTTGTAACAGATGTCTGAGGATTTAGGGTTTCCATTCTGTTTTTTCTTCACCCACTTACTCTTGCAAGGGGAAATAGCAGTAGCCTTCTGAATATAAATCTACTTGGTAGAGAGTGGGAATTTTGGCACTATAGAGGTGATTTACTCAAGTGGAGGCCATTTAGGAAGAGAGTGTAGTgaaaagatggattttttttttttttttgaacaggtCTTCAGGTAAGAAGCAGGATGGCTCCTGCCCCCAACTTGGTCTTCCTATTCAGTTTTGAGCTGTTTCAAGTATGCCAGAATATCTGACTTGACTGTACTGACTGGAGCCTGATGGAACCAGCGCATGACAGGGACTCCATCAGGTCCCACCAGGAACTTTTCAAAATTCCAGCGGATGTCGTGGACCATGACGGGTTCCCAGGATATATGCTTGATTGAGCCCATAAGTTCAGAAGGGTGAGGACAGGATTGCTGAAGGAGAGAGATGGAAAAGAGAAATGACAGTATCATTTCTGCTCTTGGATGATTCAGGCTATTTTCACCCACAGGTAATCTGCTCCCTCTTATATCAAGatattttcatttcctctgaTTACTAATATATTCTCTGAATCACAAAGATACCAACTACCAAGAATGTTGTAGATATTATAGCAAAAGTCTGTTCcctctttctgtttctccctgTGACCACATCACAGAATCCTGCTGCTATGAATAAGATATGTCACCTCTCTAgctttcagtttccttttctgcgaAGTGAATGGTTTAGATTAGAATGTAGTTTCCCAAGTCTTGATACTCCATGGGCCAGtaacatttcaaaaatatcttttgGGACCAATAGGAGTTCCAACATTTTGTTTtgtcaaataagagaaaattttaaaaacatcattgCTTCAccatttagttttaaaaagataattataagaataaattacaTATAGGTACTAATCTTAGAATAAAGGGTAGCCCTATAAATCAGTTGAGTTTATGAAATCCTCCTTATATTGTCCTATTTTTTCAATTTactgaaaatatgtaaaaatctcAACATAGGCCAGCTTTGGCCCACAGTTCAGCATCTAAGAACACTGAACTCTGATTGATGATCTTTAGGGGCCCGTTCAGCTCTCACATTCTCTATATCTAAGAGTCAGTGTTTCATAAAAGGCACTTACTACATTGTATTATACCTGATTTCTATGTCATCCTCTCCAGTATGAAATCATCAAGGAATAGGGACTGTTTCTATTCATCTTTATACCCTTATTATTTAGAAAACTGCCATATAGATAGCAGGCACTCAACAAGTATACCttgaatgtataaatgaatgaatgtcagTGAACAAAAGAGGGTGGTCCCAGTGAAAGGTGCCACTCTATACAACTCTCTCCACCACACAAAGCCAGAGCATCATAGATACTAACAAATTAAACCCCAATCCCTATGCTAATCTGGAGATCTCTTCCAAAGAGTCCAATCCCACCTCCAGGCAGGTGCCCTTGGATCCATTTCCACCACACCAACTCTATGCTCGGAATATTTGGGAGGAAGAGGCTTAGGTCAGTGATTAACTCACCTTCAAGAAGGTGAAGACTTTCTGCTCTTTTTCGCCATTCACATCCCCTTTCTCAAAAAGCTGGAAATTAGGTACATATCCTCCTCCTGGACGGACATACCTGCAATGAACCATAATGTTCCCAGGAAGCTCCAGAATATATGAGAGAAAATTATGATGGGGTACCAGAATTTGAGGTCatgagaaaggggagagagaggtggaGGTATAGAAAACAGGGCTGGGAAGGGAAAATAAGACCATTTTTAAACTTTGGGCTCCCTGATTCACTTTATTTTCCCTATTCCACATCCTATCACTGTCTCCCCCTGCACTGTTTCTGTACCAGCAATACCAGGAGCTATTTCTGTGCTCCTGCTCCTCCGTGGTCCATCCAGTTCTCACTTcccagagagggggagagagtgtCTGACACTGCCAGACTCATATCAGCAGAGGCCAAAGTTAAAATCTGTTTGCAGATGCCCCTAAGCCTATTAACCCACTACCCATCCCAGAAGTCCCCAATATGGAAGTGCCTCTGGAAACAGAGGAAAGGTAGACAGAGACCCCTATAGGGTTTCAAGCAGGCACTTACTTCAGTCCCGGAAGGATCTCTGAGTTCTCTCCTGGTTCTTGCTTTCCAAATTGGTTGCAGGGGAAGCCCAACACAACTAGGTCAAACGGCTTCAGCTCCTCCTGAAGTGCACTCAGTTCTATGGGTAGAGAAGGGACAATATGGCGGCCTGGCTAGAGAGCCTCCTTGT
This window harbors:
- the LOC137772901 gene encoding epididymal secretory glutathione peroxidase isoform X2, coding for MTVQLRASYLFPLFLAGFMQSNSKLEKVKMDCYKYVKGTIYDYDAFTLNGKEHIQFKQYVGKHVLFVNVATYCGLTAQHPELSALQEELKPFDLVVLGFPCNQFGKQEPGENSEILPGLKYVRPGGGYVPNFQLFEKGDVNGEKEQKVFTFLKQSCPHPSELMGSIKHISWEPVMVHDIRWNFEKFLVGPDGVPVMRWFHQAPVSTVKSDILAYLKQLKTE
- the LOC137772901 gene encoding epididymal secretory glutathione peroxidase isoform X1, translated to MTVQLRASYLFPLFLAGFMQSNSKLEKMDCYKYVKGTIYDYDAFTLNGKEHIQFKQYVGKHVLFVNVATYCGLTAQHPELSALQEELKPFDLVVLGFPCNQFGKQEPGENSEILPGLKYVRPGGGYVPNFQLFEKGDVNGEKEQKVFTFLKQSCPHPSELMGSIKHISWEPVMVHDIRWNFEKFLVGPDGVPVMRWFHQAPVSTVKSDILAYLKQLKTE